One genomic window of Solanum dulcamara chromosome 10, daSolDulc1.2, whole genome shotgun sequence includes the following:
- the LOC129904947 gene encoding protein NDH-DEPENDENT CYCLIC ELECTRON FLOW 5 produces the protein MFEMAAINTCLLSPNIISGSPISRSPSKSISIFPPPLCSPLHYSSLTRNITLPGVASISYPHINTEYLESEFSGHGVTFTGVNDSCVVRMALENGSIANLMLPSGLITSYKAQMWHGGTMELLHTTVSEGQNGLAIIEGGVSLTCNCENDEGFSWSPSSWALHQVKGDPQGYIQVELICTSSDGNIEAKYMVTLQQDLLTSEIKIFNLGMASLRMMGSVLSHLTVSTPEASYAVGLQGSDFFSNPPFLANFSIIPPAFGKMKNQPSKRSFGEIFSSWGTKNQSPEKIARDTEKELEGEETDNYKHLTDEMSKIYKSAPRNFTLIDRGRRNSVVVGRDGFKEVYLLSPGSRHESYGRYSYICVGQAALLQPIIIESQREWRGKQSLHNPNM, from the exons ATGTTTGAGATGGCTGCCATTAACACTTGTCTCCTCTCTCCAAATATAATTTCCGGTTCTCCCATTTCTAGATCCCCGAGCAAAAGCATATCCATATTTCCTCCTCCTCTCTGCAGTCCCCTCCACTACAGTAGCTTAACAAGAAATATTACATTGCCAGGGGTAGCTTCAATATCTTACCCACACATCAACACGGAATACTTGGAAAGTGAGTTCAGTGGACATGGAGTCACCTTCACAGGGGTTAATGACAGCTGTGTTGTCCGCATGGCATTGGAGAATGGAAGTATAGCTAACTTGATGCTTCCAAGTGGTTTGATCACATCATACAAAGCTCAAATGTGGCATGGAGGCACAATGGAGTTGCTGCATACCACTGTCTCAGAAGGACAGAATGGTTTAGCTATCATTGAAGGAGGAGTTTCACTCACCTGCAATTGCGAGAACGATGAAGGTTTCTCATGGTCGCCAAGTTCTTGGGCTCTTCATCAAGTTAAAGGAGATCCTCAAGGATATATTCAG GTGGAATTGATTTGCACAAGTTCAGATGGAAACATTGAAGCTAAATATATGGTTACTCTGCAACAAGATCTTTTAACTTCAGAGATTAAAATCTTTAATTTAGGTATGGCAAGCCTCCGGATGATGGGTTCGGTTCTTAGCCATCTGACAGTAAGCACACCAGAAGCAAGCTATGCAGTGGGACTGCAAGGCTCAGATTTCTTCAGCAACCCTCCATTTTTAGCTAACTTCAGTATTATTCCTCCTGCCTTTGGGAAGATGAAAAATCAGCCTTCTAAGAGATCTTTTGGGGAAATATTCTCAAGCTGGGGTACAAAAAATCAAAGCCCAGAGAAAATTGCAAGAGACACAGAAAAAGAGTTGGAGGGTGAAGAAACAGACAACTACAAGCATTTGACTGATGAAATGAGCAAAATTTATAAAAGTGCTCCTAGGAACTTCACACTCATTGATCGG GGAAGACGAAACTCAGTGGTAGTAGGACGGGACGGGTTCAAAGAAGTGTACTTGCTGAGTCCTGGCTCAAGACATGAAAGTTATGGAAGATACTCATACATATGTGTTGGGCAAGCCGCTTTGCTTCAACCAATAATCATAGAATCTCAGAGAGAATGGAGAGGTAAACAAAGTTTGCATAACCCAAATATGTGA
- the LOC129904946 gene encoding protein SINE1, which translates to MGRSLSPILRRELENLDKDAESRKCAMKALKSYVKELDSKAIPLFLAQVSETKESNASSGEYTISLYEVLARVHGPKIVPQIDNIMSTIIKTLTSSAGSFALHQACSKVVPAIARYSMDPTTPEEKKRYIIHSLSKPLSDCLLGRQESLSSGAALCLKALVDSDNWRVASNEMVHEVCQRVAGALENHTQTNSHMALVTSLAKHNSLIMEAYARLLIQSGLQTLSNSSGEGNSQNRLSAIHMVNSLMKYLDQRSIHSELRMVIEEMEKCQSDKMLYVRGAAFEALQTAKRIFSEKGTKFERDVDSMTGSNFDSRGNMRRNLRGSGDQSSLTASPESRTINSFADYEPFMDSPVSINQGTYVLSNDRSVNRKLWKKSANGGVDVSLKDGIFSEFTRGNGVINSEHNVVHDTGDNTAEFAGFLPGSARNGFVRSATPSPQRSRSHVNVESVKIFATPRKLIHLLQDANDVNSYVSERKTRRFRSPSLCRCERSPGKTEVNGLFHCKRREYRDETTSNDGKHYHLNSESASSTEDAQASGDLQVSSNDVAHNGTESQGVIPQKGYASACILIFGILAVLFAAFILSLWIGNQDQSYNLVPT; encoded by the exons ATGGGGAGAAGTCTGAGCCCAATACTTAGAAGAGAGCTGGAGAATTTGGATAAGGATGCTGAGAGTAGAAAATGTGCAATGAAAGCATTGAAGTCATATGTGAAAGAGCTAGATTCCAAGGCAATCCCTCTATTTCTTGCCCAGGTTTCTGAAACTAAAGAATCCAATGCATCATCAGGAGAATACACAATTTCACTTTATGAGGTACTTGCCCGTGTACATGGACCTAAAATTGTTCCTCAGATTGATAACATCATGAGCACTATTATCAAGACCCTGACATCCAGTGCCGGATCTTTTGCCCTTCACCAAGCTTGTTCAAAAGTTGTTCCAGCCATTGCGAGGTACAGTATGGACCCAACGACACCagaggaaaagaaaagataCATTATACATTCCCTCTCAAAGCCCCTTTCAGATTGTCTTCTGGGGAGACAGGAGAGTTTATCTTCTGGAGCTGCTCTCTGCCTAAAGGCTCTGGTGGATTCTGATAATTGGCGGGTTGCTTCAAATGAGATGGTTCATGAGGTTTGTCAAAGAGTTGCTGGGGCTTTGGAGAATCATACACAAACTAATTCTCATATGGCTCTAGTCACTTCATTAGCCAAACACAATAGCTTAATTATGGAAGCTTATGCAAGATTGTTGATACAGTCTGGATTACAAACTTTAAGTAATAGCAGTGGAGAAGGAAATTCTCAAAACAGATTGTCTGCCATTCATATGGTCAACTCTTTGATGAAGTATTTGGATCAAAGAAGCATACATTCTGAGCTCAGAATGGTTATTGAGGAGATGGAAAAATGTCAATCTGACAAGATGCTTTATGTTAGAGGGGCTGCATTTGAAGCATTACAAACTGCAAAGAGAATATTCTCTGAGAAGGGTACAAAATTTGAGAGAGATGTAGATTCAATGACTGGATCCAACTTTGACAGTAGAGGGAACATGAGGAGAAATCTGCGGGGTTCTGGTGACCAGTCATCTTTAACTGCATCACCGGAATCACGCACAATTAATTCCTTTGCTGACTATGAACCATTTATGGACTCCCCTGTTTCAATCAATCAAGGTACTTATGTTTTGAGTAATGATAGGAGTGTGAATCGAAAGCTTTGGAAGAAGAGTGCAAATGGTGGTGTTGATGTCTCTCTAAAGGATGGCATCTTTTCTGAATTCACACGTGGAAATGGTGTCATAAACTCTGAGCACAATGTGGTTCATGATACTGGAGATAACACTGCTGAATTTGCTGGATTTTTGCCAGGATCTGCCCGAAATGGTTTTGTCAGAAGTGCTACTCCAAGTCCTCAG AGGTCACGTTCTCATGTTAATGTCGAAAGTGTGAAGATCTTTGCAACGCCAAGAAAACTTATTCATCTCCTTCAGGATGCCAATGATGTGAACTCATATGTTTCTGAGAGGAAAACCAGAAGGTTTAGGAGTCCGTCCTTGTGCAGGTGTGAACGAAGCCCAGGAAAGACTGAAGTAAATGGCCTCTTCCATTGTAAAAGGCGTGAGTATAGAGATGAGACAACATCTAATGATGGGAAACACTACCATCTGAACTCTGAATCAGCATCTTCAACAGAGGATGCTCAAGCTAGTGGAGATTTGCAAGTATCTTCAAATGATGTTGCCCATAACGGAACAGAATCTCAAGGTGTCATTCCCCAAAAAGGCTATGCTTCTGCTTGCATATTGATTTTTGGTATCTTAGCTGTACTGTTCGCAGCATTCATACTTTCGTTGTGGATAGGCAATCAAGATCAAAGCTACAACCTTGTTCCCACCTAA
- the LOC129904948 gene encoding photosynthetic NDH subunit of subcomplex B 2, chloroplastic: MFVEAKLPKSSSSSSSRMAAAAVLSLSLPKLNVIKACSGSTTTFTHEILEEKFGRKGIKFTDAGTVELTVRNGSSVKLQIPNAHITSYKPKVYWKDDGFEELLYTLPNSRGGIALVINEILDPKPPIPKTTPWTVTDVDSDSIDTLQVELSCSRGTLDINYVVSLYPLSMATAVIVKNNGRKPVKLMTAILSHLMSKTRGGTGIQGLRSCTYCTHPPLSSPFEILSPGEAMKTEEPGIFSFGWEPENKPGIWSTQDVPITVLKHKLSRLYTVPPQEKAKEFYNSIPSKYETIDQGRELFFRIIRMGFEDIYVSSPGSFAEKYGKDYFICTGPASMLVPLVVNPGEEWRGAQVIEHDNL; this comes from the exons ATGTTTGTGGAAGCTAAGCTCCCaaaatcatcttcttcttcttcttctcgaATGGCTGCTGCAGCTGTTTTATCTCTTTCTCTACCTAAGCTTAATGTAATTAAAGCTTGTTCAGGCAGCACTACCACTTTTACTCACGAGATTCTTGAAGAGAAATTTGGTCGTAAAGGAATCAAATTTACAGATGCAGGGACAGTTGAGCTGACTGTTAGAAATGGAAGTTCAGTGAAGCTACAAATACCCAATGCACACATCACTTCTTACAAGCCTAAAGTTTATTGGAAAGATGATGGCTTTGAGGAACTTCTTTACACCCTTCCTAATTCCAGAGGTGGCATTGCTTTGGTAATCAATGAAATCTTGGACCCTAAACCACCCATACCAAAGACAACACCTTGGACTGTCACAGATGTTGATTCTGACTCTATTGATACTCTccag GTTGAATTGAGCTGCAGCCGAGGGACTCTAGATATTAACTATGTGGTCTCACTCTATCCATTGAGTATGGCAACAGCAGTTATAGTGAAGAACAATGGCCGAAAGCCTGTCAAGTTAATGACTGCTATACTAAGCCATTTGATGTCTAAGACAAGAGGGGGCACAGGAATACAAGGACTCCGCAGCTGCACTTATTGCACACATCCTCCTTTGTCTTCTCCCTTTGAAATTTTATCTCCAGGGGAAGCTATGAAAACTGAGGAACCTGGTATCTTCTCTTTTGGTTGGGAACCGGAGAACAAGCCTGGCATATGGTCCACTCAAGATGTGCCCATTACCGTCCTCAAGCACAAGCTCAGTAGACTTTACACTGTTCCACCACAAGAAAAAGCGAAGGAATTTTATAATTCAATACCTTCAAAATATGAAACAATTGATCAG GGTCGTGAGCTCTTTTTCAGGATAATACGTATGGGCTTTGAagatatttatgtatcaagtccAGGTTCATTTGCAGAAAAGTATGGGAAGGATTACTTTATCTGCACAGGCCCTGCGTCAATGTTGGTTCCTCTTGTTGTGAATCCTGGTGAAGAGTGGAGAGGAGCACAAGTTATTGAGCATGACaatttatga